A portion of the Mus pahari chromosome 17, PAHARI_EIJ_v1.1, whole genome shotgun sequence genome contains these proteins:
- the LOC110334719 gene encoding histone H1.0, whose translation MTENSTSTPAAKPKRAKASKKSTDHPKYSDMIVAAIQAEKNRAGSSRQSIQKYIKSHYKVGENADSQIKLSIKRLVTTGVLKQTKGVGASGSFRLAKGDEPKRSVAFKKTKKEVKKVATPKKAAKPKKAASKAPSKKPKATPVKKAKKKPAATPKKAKKPKIVKVKPVKASKPKKAKPVKPKAKSSAKRASKKK comes from the coding sequence ATGACCGAGAACTCCACCTCCACCCCGGCGGCGAAGCCCAAGCGGGCCAAGGCTTCCAAGAAGTCCACGGACCACCCCAAGTATTCAGACATGATCGTGGCTGCCATCCAGGCAGAGAAGAACCGCGCCGGCTCCTCGCGCCAGTCCATCCAAAAGTATATCAAGAGCCACTACAAGGTGGGTGAGAACGCCGACTCCCAGATCAAGTTGTCCATCAAGCGCCTGGTGACCACCGGTGTTCTCAAGCAAACCAAAGGGGTGGGCGCCTCGGGGTCCTTCAGGCTGGCCAAGGGCGATGAGCCCAAGAGGTCGGTGGCTTTCAAGAAGACCAAGAAGGAAGTCAAGAAAGTGGCCACTCCAAAGAAGGCAGCCAAGCCCAAGAAGGCTGCCTCCAAAGCCCCAAGCAAGAAACCCAAAGCCACCCCGGTCAAGAAGGCCAAGAAGAAGCCGGCTGCCACGCCCAAGAAAGCCAAAAAGCCCAAGATTGTCAAAGTCAAACCAGTCAAGGCCTCCAAACCCAAGAAGGCCAAACCCGTGAAGCCCAAAGCCAAGTCGAGTGCCAAGAGGGCCAGCAAGAAGAAGTGA
- the Gcat gene encoding 2-amino-3-ketobutyrate coenzyme A ligase, mitochondrial isoform X1, protein MWASFMWRAALSPGRRAHSALAQLRCILDSELEGIRGAGTWKSERVITSRQGPCILVDGISGGILNFCANNYLGLSSHPEVIQAGLQALEEFGAGLSSTRFICGTQSIHKNLEAKIARFHQREDAILYPSCFDANAGLFEALLTPEDAVLSDELNHASIIDGIRLCKAHKYRYRHLDMADLEAKLKEAQKHRLRLVATDGAFSMDGDIAPLQDICRLAAQYGALVFVDECHATGFLGPTGRGTDELLGVMDQVTIINSTLGKALGGASGGYTTGPEPLVSLLRQRSRPYLFSNSLPPAVVGCASKALDLLMESNAIVQSMAAKTRRFRSKMEAAGFTVSGADHPICPVMLGDARLSSQMADDMLKKGIFVIGFSYPVVPKGKARIRVQISAVHSEEDIDRCVEAFVEVGRLHGALS, encoded by the exons ATGTGGGCCAGCTTCATGTGGCGCGCGGCGCTGTCCCCGGGCCGCCGCGCTCACTCAGCACTGGCTCAGTTGCGCTGCATCTTGGACAGCGAGCTGGAAGGGATCCGCGGGGCCGGCACCTGGAAGAGTGAGCGGGTGATCACGTCCCGCCAGGGACCGTGCATCCTCGTGGACGGCATCTCCGGAG GAATCCTCAACTTCTGTGCCAATAACTACCTGGGTCTGAGCAGCCACCCTGAGGTGATCCAGGCAGGTCTGCAGGCTCTGGAGGAGTTTGGAGCTGGCCTCAGTTCTACTCGATTTATCTGTGGAACCCAG AGCATCCATAAGAATCTAGAAGCCAAGATAGCCCGCTTCCACCAGCGCGAGGACGCCATCCTCTATCCCAGCTGTTTCGATGCCAACGCTGGCCTATTTGAG GCTCTGCTGACCCCAGAGGACGCAGTTCTGTCAGATGAGCTGAACCATGCTTCCATCATTGACGGCATCCGACTGTGCAAGGCCCACAAATACCGTTACCGCCACCTGGACATGGCTGACCTGGAAGCGAAGCTGAAAGAGGCTCAG AAGCACAGGCTGCGCCTGGTGGCCACAGATGGAGCTTTCTCCATGGATGGTGACATCGCTCCCCTACAGGACATCTGCCGCCTTGCCGCCCAATATGGTGCCCTGGTCTTTGTGGATGAATGCCACGCCACTGGCTTTCTTGGGCCCACTGGAAG GGGCACAGATGAGCTGCTAGGCGTCATGGACCAGGTCACCATCATCAACTCCACCCTGGGGAAGGCGCTGGGCGGAGCATCAG ggGGCTATACCACTGGGCCTGAGCCGCTGGTGTCCCTGCTACGGCAGCGTTCTCGGCCCTACCTCTTCTCCAACAGCCTGCCCCCTGCTGTTGTCGGCTGTGCTTCTAAGGCCCTAGATCTGCTCATGGAGAGTAATGCCATTGTCCAGTCTATGGCTGCCAAGACCCGGCG GTTCCGCAGTAAGATGGAAGCCGCTGGCTTCACTGTCTCAGGAGCCGATCACCCCATCTGCCCTGTGATGCTGGGAGATGCCCGATTGTCTTCTCAAATGGCGGATGACATGTTAAAGAAAG GTATCTTTGTCATCGGATTTAGCTACCCTGTGGTCCCTAAGGGCAAGGCCCGGATCCGGGTACAGATCTCGGCAGTACACAGTGAGGAAGACATTGACCGCTGTGTGGAAGCCTTCGTGGAGGTGGGGCGGCTGCATGGAGCTCTGTCCTAA
- the Gcat gene encoding 2-amino-3-ketobutyrate coenzyme A ligase, mitochondrial isoform X2, which produces MWASFMWRAALSPGRRAHSALAQLRCILDSELEGIRGAGTWKSERVITSRQGPCILVDGISGGILNFCANNYLGLSSHPEVIQAGLQALEEFGAGLSSTRFICGTQSIHKNLEAKIARFHQREDAILYPSCFDANAGLFEALLTPEDAVLSDELNHASIIDGIRLCKAHKYRYRHLDMADLEAKLKEAQKHRLRLVATDGAFSMDGDIAPLQDICRLAAQYGALVFVDECHATGFLGPTGRGTDELLGVMDQVTIINSTLGKALGGASGGYTTGPEPLVSLLRQRSRPYLFSNSLPPAVVGCASKALDLLMESNAIVQSMAAKTRRFRSKMEAAGFTVSGADHPICPVMLGDARLSSQMADDMLKKGKWLTSRTFRWTAQGA; this is translated from the exons ATGTGGGCCAGCTTCATGTGGCGCGCGGCGCTGTCCCCGGGCCGCCGCGCTCACTCAGCACTGGCTCAGTTGCGCTGCATCTTGGACAGCGAGCTGGAAGGGATCCGCGGGGCCGGCACCTGGAAGAGTGAGCGGGTGATCACGTCCCGCCAGGGACCGTGCATCCTCGTGGACGGCATCTCCGGAG GAATCCTCAACTTCTGTGCCAATAACTACCTGGGTCTGAGCAGCCACCCTGAGGTGATCCAGGCAGGTCTGCAGGCTCTGGAGGAGTTTGGAGCTGGCCTCAGTTCTACTCGATTTATCTGTGGAACCCAG AGCATCCATAAGAATCTAGAAGCCAAGATAGCCCGCTTCCACCAGCGCGAGGACGCCATCCTCTATCCCAGCTGTTTCGATGCCAACGCTGGCCTATTTGAG GCTCTGCTGACCCCAGAGGACGCAGTTCTGTCAGATGAGCTGAACCATGCTTCCATCATTGACGGCATCCGACTGTGCAAGGCCCACAAATACCGTTACCGCCACCTGGACATGGCTGACCTGGAAGCGAAGCTGAAAGAGGCTCAG AAGCACAGGCTGCGCCTGGTGGCCACAGATGGAGCTTTCTCCATGGATGGTGACATCGCTCCCCTACAGGACATCTGCCGCCTTGCCGCCCAATATGGTGCCCTGGTCTTTGTGGATGAATGCCACGCCACTGGCTTTCTTGGGCCCACTGGAAG GGGCACAGATGAGCTGCTAGGCGTCATGGACCAGGTCACCATCATCAACTCCACCCTGGGGAAGGCGCTGGGCGGAGCATCAG ggGGCTATACCACTGGGCCTGAGCCGCTGGTGTCCCTGCTACGGCAGCGTTCTCGGCCCTACCTCTTCTCCAACAGCCTGCCCCCTGCTGTTGTCGGCTGTGCTTCTAAGGCCCTAGATCTGCTCATGGAGAGTAATGCCATTGTCCAGTCTATGGCTGCCAAGACCCGGCG GTTCCGCAGTAAGATGGAAGCCGCTGGCTTCACTGTCTCAGGAGCCGATCACCCCATCTGCCCTGTGATGCTGGGAGATGCCCGATTGTCTTCTCAAATGGCGGATGACATGTTAAAGAAAG GAAAATGGCTGACATCCAGAACATTTCGCTGGACAGCCCAGGGAGCGTAG